Proteins encoded in a region of the Capra hircus breed San Clemente chromosome 3, ASM170441v1, whole genome shotgun sequence genome:
- the DUSP28 gene encoding dual specificity phosphatase 28: MDPQQAGQRADAAAPPPPFVRVAPSLFLGSARAAAAPEPLARAGVTLCVNVSRQQPGPGAPGVAELRVPVFDDSAEDLLAHLEPTCAAMEAAVRAGGACLVYCKNGRSRSAAVCTAYLMRHRGLSLERAFRTVKSARPVAEPNPGFWSQLQKYEEALQSRSLLPKEPSGPSEP, encoded by the exons ATGGACCCGCAACAGGCCGGACAGCGCGCGGACGCCGCGGCGCCCCCGCCGCCTTTCGTGCGCGTCGCCCCCTCGCTCTTCCTCGGGAGCGCGCGCGCCGCGGCCGCGCCGGAGCCGCTGGCGCGCGCGGGCGTCACCCTGTGCGTCAACGTCTCGCGCCAGCAGCCCGGCCCGGGCGCGCCCGGCGTTGCCGAGCTGCGCGTGCCCGTGTTCGACGACTCGGCGGAGGACCTGCTGGCGCACCTGGAACCCACCTGCGCCGCCATGGAGGCCGCGGTGCGCGCCGGCGGCGCCTGCCTCGTCTACTGCAAGAACGGCCGCAGCCGCTCGGCCGCCGTTTGCACCGCCTACCTGATGCGTCACCGCGGCCTCAGCCTGGAGCGGGCCTTCCGG ACAGTGAAGAGCGCCCGCCCAGTGGCCGAGCCCAACCCGGGCTTCTGGTCCCAGCTCCAGAAGTACGAGGAGGCCCTGCAGTCGCGGTCCCTCCTGCCCAAGGAGCCCTCGGGCCCGAGTGAGCCCTAA